One stretch of Balneola sp. MJW-20 DNA includes these proteins:
- the rho gene encoding transcription termination factor Rho → MSDKQPAGISAAELDSLEKKKLHELQTLAKSIGIKRVTGVRKQELADNIRAKAKEMNERGDDRARHDSTRSDEELTSYGGQSHIVSYKKEKEKDEDKSKNHSNKNRNNRGNKRKRKNHDHDQLPESDAPTLKERIEELEPDLGPYLFNEGTLEILPDGYGFLRSVNYNYKASPDDIYVSPSQIKRFRLKQGDVVIGIIRPPKVGERYFALLRIEGVNGRIPHDMDNRQDFEDLLPIHPEERYRLEFDPREYSTRFIDLFAPVGKGQRGLIVAQPKTGKTTILRNIANAVTTNHPETKVLIVLVDERPEEVTEMERTVNGAEVVASTFDEKPENHIALAEIVFEKAKRLVESGHDVLLLMDSITRLARAYNICTSSKGRTMTGGVDSEALKVPRQLFSSARNIENGGSLTILATALIDTGSRMDDVIFEEFKGTGNMEIILDRRISDRRLYPAIDIFRSGTRREELLVSDAEREKVVLLRRYMTNMNAFEAMEFLLDKIKGTKNNEEFLISMNK, encoded by the coding sequence ATGTCAGACAAGCAGCCCGCCGGAATTTCGGCCGCGGAGTTAGACTCTCTTGAGAAGAAGAAACTTCATGAACTACAGACGTTGGCCAAATCCATTGGTATTAAACGCGTTACAGGTGTACGCAAGCAGGAATTAGCCGATAACATCCGGGCAAAAGCAAAAGAAATGAATGAAAGAGGTGATGATCGTGCCCGTCACGATTCAACCCGATCAGATGAAGAACTGACCTCGTACGGTGGCCAGAGCCACATCGTATCCTATAAAAAAGAGAAAGAGAAAGACGAGGATAAGTCAAAAAATCATTCTAACAAGAACCGTAATAACCGGGGAAACAAGCGCAAGAGAAAGAATCATGACCATGATCAGCTGCCTGAGTCTGACGCGCCTACTCTGAAAGAACGAATTGAAGAACTGGAGCCGGATCTTGGGCCTTATTTGTTTAATGAAGGTACTCTGGAGATCCTGCCGGATGGTTATGGCTTCCTGCGGTCAGTGAATTATAATTATAAAGCCAGTCCGGATGATATTTATGTATCACCCTCTCAGATAAAACGTTTCAGACTGAAGCAGGGAGATGTTGTGATCGGGATCATTCGTCCACCCAAAGTTGGAGAAAGATACTTTGCATTGCTTCGTATTGAAGGGGTAAATGGTCGTATACCTCATGATATGGACAATCGTCAGGATTTCGAAGATCTGCTGCCTATTCACCCGGAAGAAAGATATCGCCTGGAATTCGATCCCAGAGAATATTCCACTCGCTTTATAGATCTTTTTGCACCGGTAGGTAAAGGACAAAGGGGACTGATCGTTGCCCAGCCAAAAACCGGTAAGACCACCATTCTGCGTAATATTGCAAATGCTGTAACCACCAACCATCCGGAAACCAAAGTACTGATCGTTCTGGTCGATGAGCGTCCTGAAGAGGTTACCGAAATGGAGCGTACCGTAAACGGAGCTGAAGTTGTTGCTTCTACTTTTGATGAAAAGCCTGAAAATCATATCGCTTTAGCTGAGATCGTCTTTGAAAAAGCAAAAAGGCTCGTTGAAAGCGGACACGATGTTCTGCTCCTGATGGATTCGATCACCCGTCTCGCAAGAGCTTATAATATTTGTACCTCCAGTAAGGGGCGTACCATGACCGGGGGTGTAGATTCAGAAGCGCTTAAAGTACCAAGACAGCTTTTCAGTTCCGCCCGTAATATCGAGAACGGCGGATCTCTGACCATCCTTGCAACTGCTCTGATCGATACCGGATCCAGAATGGACGATGTGATCTTTGAGGAATTTAAAGGAACCGGTAATATGGAGATCATTCTGGACCGACGAATTTCTGATCGTCGTCTGTATCCTGCCATCGATATCTTCCGCAGCGGGACCCGAAGAGAAGAACTGCTGGTTAGTGATGCCGAAAGGGAGAAAGTAGTACTACTCCGGCGTTATATGACCAACATGAATGCCTTCGAAGCTATGGAATTCCTGCTCGATAAGATCAAGGGAACCAAGAATAACGAGGAATTCCTGATCTCAATGAATAAGTAG
- a CDS encoding folylpolyglutamate synthase/dihydrofolate synthase family protein encodes MNRFKHIDELFKYLDQIPKFQTSGVGSVNYSLDNIRSFCEQAGNIHLNFASVHVAGTNGKGTTSSLIEWVYRNSGIKTGLFTSPHLLRYNERVKVNGEEIRDSEMLNFFNEYLTAIKKYKLSYFEISTALAFWYFSKKNVELAVIETGLGGRLDATNIIEPELSVITSISLDHTDILGNTIEEIAAEKAGIIKRNRPVVVGKLPESALKVINKVCKRMDSPSFHATELRPDFYNGQVSLESGSSFQTNFIEPVNKWNVAMTILVCRTLQDEWPVGKTTIRESLENFKGVSGRFEKLSGVSDWYFSGAHNEEALLSSLQTIREISADRTPVLFLSLMKDKVNKKVTDLLNGFGDIYYVAQEGSRAASIADMKDLIDLKEVTESNYESILNELKTSLVIFAGSFYFYPIVKRWISQIDQNN; translated from the coding sequence ATGAATCGCTTTAAGCATATAGATGAATTGTTTAAATATCTGGATCAGATTCCCAAGTTTCAGACATCAGGAGTAGGTTCCGTTAATTACAGTCTGGATAATATTCGCAGTTTCTGTGAACAGGCCGGAAATATCCATCTGAATTTTGCCTCTGTACACGTAGCCGGAACCAATGGAAAAGGTACAACTTCCTCTCTTATTGAATGGGTATACCGAAATAGCGGTATTAAAACCGGATTGTTTACCTCACCTCATCTGCTTCGTTATAACGAAAGGGTGAAGGTCAACGGTGAAGAGATCCGGGATTCGGAGATGTTAAACTTCTTCAACGAATACCTTACCGCTATAAAAAAGTATAAGCTCAGCTATTTTGAGATCAGTACTGCACTGGCTTTCTGGTATTTCAGTAAGAAAAATGTCGAACTGGCTGTGATTGAGACCGGACTGGGTGGAAGGCTGGATGCGACCAATATCATTGAACCGGAGCTCTCTGTTATTACCAGTATTTCGCTGGACCATACCGATATTCTTGGGAACACCATTGAAGAGATCGCAGCTGAAAAAGCAGGTATAATAAAACGAAACCGGCCGGTGGTTGTTGGTAAGCTCCCTGAGTCTGCATTGAAAGTGATCAACAAAGTCTGTAAAAGAATGGATAGCCCATCCTTTCACGCAACGGAATTAAGGCCGGATTTCTATAATGGGCAGGTGAGCCTTGAGAGCGGGAGTTCATTCCAGACGAATTTCATTGAACCGGTAAATAAATGGAATGTGGCTATGACCATATTGGTGTGCCGCACACTGCAGGATGAATGGCCGGTCGGTAAAACTACGATCAGGGAGAGTTTGGAGAATTTTAAAGGAGTCAGCGGCCGCTTTGAAAAATTGAGTGGGGTATCTGACTGGTATTTTTCCGGGGCACACAATGAGGAAGCATTACTGTCTTCTTTGCAGACAATAAGAGAAATATCTGCCGACAGGACCCCAGTATTATTTCTTTCGCTTATGAAAGATAAAGTGAATAAAAAAGTGACCGATCTTTTGAATGGATTCGGAGATATCTATTATGTGGCTCAGGAGGGGAGTAGAGCCGCTTCAATAGCAGATATGAAGGATTTGATCGACCTTAAAGAAGTGACCGAATCGAACTATGAATCTATTTTAAATGAATTAAAGACATCATTAGTAATTTTTGCGGGAAGTTTTTACTTTTATCCCATCGTTAAGCGGTGGATATCACAGATTGATCAAAATAATTGA
- a CDS encoding aminotransferase class IV has product MPVDEIIILNGKMVESDDACISPLNRGQMYGDGCFDTLRGYDGYYFALPAHYDRLRDGLNYLGIRLSFSSDEFAQMIEDLVSKNKMGGRDVMIRTQCWRKGGRGYSSNESDHDWMIQCSPVTEKTNALRLDFLTTPCIPDAALSRKYKWTNGLNYIIAAREAALKGFEDGIMLSLDGDISETTIANVFWVEGDEIFTPSEACDLLPGITRSVVIELIREAGYELNTGKFGKEEVHNAEAFFCTNALMGIRGVSTIGYREFNADHPVIRKLQMLYDKKVRNESL; this is encoded by the coding sequence ATGCCGGTTGATGAGATCATCATACTGAATGGAAAAATGGTAGAATCAGATGATGCCTGCATCAGTCCTCTGAACCGAGGCCAGATGTATGGAGATGGCTGCTTTGATACCCTAAGAGGTTATGATGGATATTACTTTGCGCTTCCTGCGCACTATGACCGCCTCAGGGATGGACTGAATTATCTGGGCATCAGGCTCAGTTTCAGTTCAGATGAATTTGCACAGATGATAGAAGACCTCGTCAGCAAAAACAAAATGGGCGGCAGGGATGTGATGATCCGAACACAATGCTGGCGAAAAGGAGGAAGAGGGTATTCAAGTAATGAGTCCGACCATGACTGGATGATCCAGTGTAGCCCCGTAACTGAAAAAACCAACGCTCTCAGGCTGGATTTTCTGACCACACCCTGTATACCGGACGCAGCCTTAAGCAGGAAGTATAAGTGGACCAACGGACTTAATTACATCATTGCTGCTCGCGAGGCAGCATTGAAAGGCTTTGAAGACGGGATCATGCTGAGCCTGGATGGAGATATCAGTGAAACTACCATAGCAAACGTATTCTGGGTGGAGGGCGATGAGATCTTTACTCCATCCGAAGCATGTGATCTGCTTCCTGGTATTACCCGGTCTGTAGTAATAGAGCTGATCCGGGAAGCAGGCTACGAACTAAATACCGGAAAGTTTGGAAAGGAAGAGGTCCATAATGCAGAGGCATTTTTTTGCACCAATGCTCTGATGGGGATCAGAGGAGTAAGTACGATCGGTTACCGGGAGTTTAATGCAGACCATCCCGTGATCCGTAAACTTCAGATGTTATACGATAAAAAGGTTCGGAATGAATCGCTTTAA
- a CDS encoding TlpA family protein disulfide reductase yields the protein MKLKQKHFIPFMLVLAGITTIGIIISSFSFKNKQQVEFEENVAVSDSLLTMELPRIGQDGMLKLNEWQGEEQVLVFWASWSEKSEALMKEITQFSAAYDDSSLQIIAALVMDVTESKPDPSEFPGFIYVDGTRLYNHLKVPGIPTYIYLKRGKVAHTHVGYEIGAGLDTLKAY from the coding sequence ATGAAATTAAAGCAAAAGCATTTTATCCCGTTTATGCTGGTGCTGGCGGGAATTACGACCATTGGTATAATCATCTCATCCTTTTCCTTTAAGAATAAACAGCAGGTTGAGTTCGAAGAGAATGTAGCGGTCTCTGATTCTCTTTTGACCATGGAGCTTCCAAGGATCGGGCAAGATGGTATGCTGAAGCTGAACGAGTGGCAAGGTGAAGAACAAGTATTGGTTTTCTGGGCCAGCTGGTCAGAAAAGTCAGAAGCTCTGATGAAAGAGATCACTCAGTTCAGCGCAGCCTATGATGACTCCAGTTTACAAATAATAGCAGCTCTGGTAATGGACGTGACCGAGTCTAAACCGGACCCCTCCGAATTTCCCGGATTTATATATGTTGACGGTACCCGGCTGTACAATCATCTTAAAGTACCCGGAATACCCACCTATATTTACCTGAAAAGGGGAAAAGTGGCGCATACTCATGTTGGTTATGAGATCGGAGCCGGCCTGGACACTCTCAAAGCATACTGA
- a CDS encoding glycoside hydrolase family 13 protein, with the protein MKLILKILLILALLSVISCSEKEKKREYIAPEWAKGITWYQIFPERFNNGDRDNDPDRVRARGPEGWQISSWTGDWYDRAAWELNDSDDFYGTVFERRYGGDLQGVINKLDYLKELGINAIYFNPVFDAQSLHKYDGSYFHHIDRNFGPNPEGDVDQFNNEDPSDPETWQWTSADSLFLKLIEQAHARDIKVVIDGVFNHSGTEFWAFEDLIKNQQNSAFKDWYIVHSFDDPATKDSSEFDYEGWWGFKGLPVFREEDGNLVAPVKEYVFAVTRRWMDPNGDGDTSDGIDGWRLDVAEEVGLEFWKEWHALVYDLNPQAVTVAEIWTDKAKEYISGEMFTSVMNYRFAYAAKDFLIDDRISTVEFVNRLEQIREEYPDGSEHILQNLMDSHDTARLASVIVNPGLEYDRNGGLRDNADFDVRKPNDEERMIQRLVALFQFTWEGAPMIYYGTEAGMWGADDPDDRKPMVWPENEYETEDSHPLGASRPSDDNNFDEDLFGYYQSLISIREENEVLKTGKGRFLYQDPESKMVAFIREKEGEDPILVVLNRSADQGTLRIPLAEIGMEINTIAELNSSTGSQNVMSMSLASVAGDEIVIQIPAVSGSVYILSP; encoded by the coding sequence ATGAAACTTATACTAAAAATCTTACTGATACTGGCTTTACTCTCTGTCATTTCATGCTCTGAAAAGGAAAAAAAGAGAGAATATATAGCCCCCGAATGGGCAAAAGGAATCACCTGGTATCAGATTTTTCCGGAGCGATTTAATAATGGTGACCGGGATAACGACCCAGACAGGGTCCGTGCAAGGGGACCAGAAGGATGGCAGATCTCTTCCTGGACCGGTGACTGGTATGACCGGGCTGCATGGGAATTAAATGATTCTGATGATTTTTATGGTACCGTTTTCGAGCGACGGTACGGCGGTGATCTGCAGGGTGTCATCAATAAACTCGATTACCTGAAGGAACTGGGTATTAATGCGATCTACTTTAACCCGGTATTTGATGCGCAATCACTTCATAAATACGACGGTTCTTATTTTCACCACATTGACCGTAATTTCGGTCCCAACCCGGAAGGAGATGTAGATCAGTTTAATAATGAGGATCCATCTGACCCGGAAACCTGGCAGTGGACTTCAGCAGATTCATTATTCCTGAAGCTCATAGAGCAGGCTCATGCCAGAGATATAAAGGTGGTAATCGACGGAGTATTCAACCACAGCGGTACTGAATTCTGGGCCTTTGAAGATCTGATCAAAAATCAGCAGAACTCGGCCTTTAAAGACTGGTATATCGTTCATTCCTTTGATGACCCAGCGACTAAGGACAGTAGTGAATTCGACTATGAAGGCTGGTGGGGATTCAAGGGATTGCCGGTATTCAGAGAAGAAGATGGAAATCTGGTTGCTCCCGTGAAAGAGTATGTTTTTGCAGTTACCCGGAGATGGATGGACCCCAACGGGGACGGTGATACCTCAGACGGGATAGATGGATGGCGACTGGATGTGGCTGAAGAAGTGGGCTTAGAATTCTGGAAGGAATGGCATGCGCTGGTATATGACCTGAATCCGCAAGCTGTTACCGTGGCTGAGATCTGGACCGACAAAGCAAAGGAATACATAAGTGGGGAGATGTTCACTTCGGTAATGAATTATCGTTTTGCCTATGCAGCCAAAGACTTTCTGATTGATGATAGGATCAGCACAGTGGAATTTGTGAATCGTCTTGAACAGATAAGGGAGGAATATCCGGACGGCTCAGAGCATATCCTCCAAAACCTGATGGATAGTCATGATACCGCACGGCTTGCATCTGTTATCGTAAATCCCGGACTTGAATATGACCGCAACGGAGGCCTCAGGGATAATGCAGACTTTGACGTTCGCAAACCAAATGACGAGGAAAGAATGATCCAGCGGCTGGTTGCTCTATTTCAGTTTACCTGGGAGGGTGCTCCGATGATCTATTACGGCACTGAGGCAGGGATGTGGGGAGCGGATGATCCGGATGACCGAAAACCTATGGTCTGGCCAGAAAATGAATATGAGACCGAAGATTCTCACCCACTGGGAGCTTCTCGCCCGTCAGATGATAATAATTTTGATGAGGACCTATTCGGGTACTATCAGTCGCTTATATCGATTCGCGAAGAAAATGAAGTACTTAAAACCGGTAAGGGACGATTTCTGTATCAGGACCCGGAAAGCAAAATGGTAGCATTTATACGGGAAAAAGAAGGAGAGGATCCCATACTCGTGGTGCTTAATCGTTCAGCCGATCAGGGAACACTGAGAATTCCTTTAGCAGAAATAGGAATGGAGATAAACACGATCGCTGAACTGAACAGCAGTACCGGTTCTCAGAACGTAATGAGCATGAGTTTAGCCTCGGTTGCCGGTGACGAGATCGTTATACAGATCCCCGCCGTATCAGGAAGTGTATATATCCTGAGTCCTTAA
- a CDS encoding MFS transporter, whose amino-acid sequence MDNTPKSRPKLSFWQIWNMSFGFLGIQFGFALQNANVSRIFETLGASVDDIPILWIAAPLTGLIVQPIIGYFSDRTWTRLGRRRPYFLFGAIAASIALVIMPNSPVLWIAAGMLWIMDASINISMEPFRAFVGDMLPSEQRTKGFAMQSFFIGTGAVIASALPWMMTNWFGVANTAPEGIIPPSVRWSFYLGAIAFITAVTWTVMRTKEYSPEELEEFEAAEKDKIEDPDALREVPIEAGDGQKKITLGFGFMVSGVILTYLTYLYALDKEVYVATIGLAAVGIIAAIAGMLQKGGNTNNGLVVVMHDMINMPKTMKQLALVQFFSWFALFAMWIYTTSAVTAHIYGTSDTTSALYNTGADWVGVMFGVYNGVAAIVAFGLAPLAKLTSRKFVHSLSLILGGLGLISVYFWSDPNMLIISMIGVGIAWASILAMPYAILAGSLPASKMGLYMGIFNFFIVLPQLLAATILGYVTRSFFGGEAVYALILGGITMIIAALSMKFVDDVDE is encoded by the coding sequence ATGGATAACACGCCTAAATCAAGACCGAAACTAAGCTTCTGGCAGATCTGGAATATGAGCTTTGGCTTTCTGGGCATTCAGTTCGGATTTGCACTTCAGAATGCTAATGTAAGCCGGATCTTTGAGACCCTTGGAGCGAGTGTTGATGATATTCCAATACTCTGGATCGCAGCCCCGCTTACCGGTCTGATTGTTCAGCCGATTATTGGTTATTTCAGTGACCGAACCTGGACTCGTTTAGGTCGCCGCCGGCCATATTTCCTGTTTGGCGCCATAGCGGCATCTATAGCACTAGTGATCATGCCGAATTCTCCGGTACTATGGATAGCTGCCGGTATGCTTTGGATCATGGATGCCTCTATCAACATTTCCATGGAGCCGTTTCGGGCTTTTGTGGGAGATATGCTTCCATCCGAACAAAGAACTAAAGGATTTGCCATGCAAAGCTTTTTTATCGGAACCGGTGCGGTTATTGCCTCTGCTTTGCCATGGATGATGACCAACTGGTTTGGAGTGGCTAATACAGCTCCGGAAGGGATCATTCCGCCATCCGTACGATGGTCATTTTACCTGGGAGCCATCGCTTTTATTACAGCAGTTACATGGACTGTGATGAGGACAAAGGAATACAGTCCTGAGGAGCTGGAAGAATTTGAGGCGGCGGAGAAGGACAAGATCGAAGATCCCGACGCTCTCCGAGAGGTGCCCATTGAGGCAGGAGATGGGCAGAAGAAGATCACTCTTGGTTTTGGCTTTATGGTATCCGGAGTCATCTTAACCTATCTGACTTACCTTTATGCACTCGATAAAGAAGTATATGTTGCAACCATTGGACTTGCGGCAGTTGGAATAATCGCTGCCATTGCCGGAATGCTGCAAAAAGGCGGAAACACCAATAATGGACTGGTAGTGGTCATGCATGATATGATCAATATGCCTAAGACCATGAAGCAGTTGGCGCTGGTTCAGTTCTTTTCCTGGTTTGCACTTTTTGCAATGTGGATCTATACCACTTCTGCCGTCACTGCTCATATTTACGGAACCAGTGATACAACCTCCGCACTCTATAATACCGGCGCTGACTGGGTAGGAGTGATGTTCGGAGTATATAATGGGGTGGCTGCGATCGTTGCTTTCGGGCTTGCTCCGCTGGCTAAATTAACCAGTCGAAAATTTGTTCATTCCCTGTCTCTGATACTTGGTGGACTGGGTCTTATCTCTGTTTATTTCTGGTCCGACCCCAATATGCTGATCATTTCTATGATAGGAGTGGGTATCGCCTGGGCTTCCATACTGGCAATGCCCTATGCTATCCTGGCTGGTTCGCTTCCTGCCAGTAAAATGGGATTATATATGGGTATTTTTAATTTCTTTATCGTACTTCCGCAGTTACTGGCGGCCACGATCCTGGGATATGTAACCCGGTCGTTCTTTGGAGGAGAGGCGGTTTATGCTTTGATCCTCGGCGGGATCACCATGATCATAGCTGCACTCAGTATGAAGTTCGTGGATGATGTGGATGAGTGA
- a CDS encoding alpha-amylase family glycosyl hydrolase, with protein sequence MNFSKYSLAVLVLIATLTFTACEAPAPQSSSVVPPQSKVEQLDWTKNASIYEINVRQFSEEGTFNAVREELPRLKEMGIRILWLMPVHPIGEINRKGSLGSYYSVADYKDVNPNFGTKEDFRALVDEAHEMGFKVIIDWVANHTAWDNPWTANPDWYELNEQGEFIPPRGTDWTDVIQLDYTNENMRAAMIEALEYWVRDMDIDGYRCDVAGMVPTDFWVEAIDSLNQIKPVFMLAEDGEPELVVEAFQMNYAWAYAHMIREVAKGDSTFTDLTELINDNEKRFPRSAYRMYFTSNHDENSWTGSDSAMYGDNFENFAVLSATISGMPLIYNGQETGLNEQLEFFEKDPIQWDGYEYQNLYTTLLKLKRDEEALWNGAYGAEPEFIKMPEGMFAYSRAKGESEVIVALNFNSENGMNQVALADLGVDESYTTYNSESILVTSDSVSLSPNEWVIFVK encoded by the coding sequence ATGAATTTCTCAAAATATTCACTGGCAGTTCTGGTTCTTATAGCCACCTTAACATTCACAGCCTGTGAAGCACCCGCACCTCAGTCTTCTTCTGTGGTACCTCCTCAAAGTAAAGTGGAGCAACTGGACTGGACTAAGAATGCATCAATCTACGAGATCAATGTCAGACAATTCTCTGAAGAAGGGACTTTCAATGCGGTAAGGGAAGAGCTCCCGCGACTTAAAGAGATGGGAATCCGGATCTTATGGCTGATGCCCGTTCATCCTATAGGAGAAATTAACCGTAAGGGATCGTTAGGTAGTTATTATTCTGTGGCCGACTATAAGGATGTGAATCCGAATTTCGGAACTAAGGAAGACTTCCGTGCACTGGTTGATGAGGCTCATGAAATGGGCTTTAAAGTGATCATTGACTGGGTAGCAAATCATACTGCTTGGGATAATCCATGGACCGCAAATCCTGACTGGTATGAATTAAATGAACAGGGTGAATTCATTCCTCCTAGAGGAACTGACTGGACCGATGTGATTCAGCTGGACTACACGAATGAAAATATGAGAGCGGCAATGATCGAGGCCCTGGAATACTGGGTGAGAGATATGGATATAGACGGATATCGCTGTGATGTGGCAGGAATGGTGCCCACGGATTTCTGGGTGGAAGCGATCGATTCACTCAACCAGATCAAACCGGTATTTATGCTGGCTGAAGACGGGGAGCCGGAACTTGTGGTGGAAGCCTTTCAGATGAATTATGCCTGGGCTTATGCGCATATGATCAGGGAAGTTGCGAAAGGAGACAGCACCTTTACAGATCTGACTGAACTGATCAATGATAATGAGAAACGCTTCCCAAGATCTGCTTACCGTATGTATTTTACTTCCAATCATGATGAAAATTCCTGGACCGGTTCGGATTCTGCTATGTACGGCGATAATTTTGAGAATTTTGCCGTTTTGTCTGCAACAATATCAGGCATGCCGCTGATCTATAATGGTCAGGAGACCGGTTTAAATGAACAGCTTGAATTCTTTGAAAAAGATCCGATCCAATGGGATGGGTATGAGTATCAGAACTTATATACTACACTTTTAAAGCTAAAAAGGGATGAGGAAGCACTTTGGAATGGTGCTTATGGTGCTGAACCTGAATTTATCAAGATGCCCGAAGGGATGTTCGCTTATTCAAGAGCAAAAGGAGAAAGTGAGGTGATTGTGGCTTTGAACTTTAATTCAGAGAACGGAATGAACCAGGTGGCATTAGCTGATCTTGGTGTGGACGAATCCTATACGACCTATAATTCAGAAAGTATATTGGTGACCTCAGACTCCGTAAGTTTAAGTCCAAATGAATGGGTCATATTCGTAAAATAA